The Balearica regulorum gibbericeps isolate bBalReg1 chromosome 22, bBalReg1.pri, whole genome shotgun sequence genome includes a region encoding these proteins:
- the THEMIS2 gene encoding protein THEMIS2 isoform X2, whose protein sequence is MQVPSSSSCSSSSPLLDPQQECPGAPDSMAMEPLSFQEYISSLDPTTLPRILRICSGVYFQGSVYEIAGNECCLSTGDLLKVMAVVLQKVVCEDTETGQTRELPPTFKGLFQPAPALGPYPTPQGPFLEGSRQRGLTLHQVLGQWNGRPKPLLCPAVSPHTLLLHPVYEVQAAMHLRRDVVKIPSTLEVDVEDVTEEAQHVHFARPLLLSEMLGMEEVLPAKAEILEGPTGPAVFESAWVSRLQRGQQLQLHGCFHAWRILASAPGSGRHFILSSAYQGRFRQRPRQFTGVQELAAGLQAGRPLRVVVTQDCEGRGYDVPPLGVGDRLEAQGLQGNGPSTRLLCHRHSEEEEEEEGEELLLPLDLGGGFVEEACDSKKYKLAELLERQSLPCEVRVVAPDPGLERDMLGALPALRLEARLDQPFLVGSFCEEPEEGFEIPPQWLDLSVLLSEEPVHLPAPCTRQSRVEELTEAFYYRLLAQLPSHPAPPPPRPPKPAQAGTGPGGRRPSVPSTSLVSARPAPPLPPLTTQPRSSTPNRYGRRGPPSSAGTESHSDEHDYETVDDNIQKTICKMQTIFPF, encoded by the exons ATGCAagtcccctcctcctcttcctgctcaTCCTCATCACCCTTGTTAGACCCGCAGCAGG AGTGCCCTGGAGCACCTGACAGCATGGCCATGGAGCCCCTCTCCTTCCAGGAATACATCAGCTCCCTGGACCCCACCACCCTGCCACGCATCCTCAGGATTTGCTCCGGCGTCTACTTCCAAG GGTCTGTGTACGAGATCGCAGGCAATGAATGCTGCTTGTCGACGGGCGACCTGCTGAAAGTCATGGCCGTGGTGCTGCAGAAGGTCGTTTGTGAAGACACAGAGACAGGGCAGACAAGGGAGCTGCCACCGACATTTAAGG GTCTTTTtcagcctgccccagccctggggccgTACCCAACACCACAGGGACCCTTCCtggagggcagcaggcagcgggGCCTGACGCTGCACCAGGTGCTGGGCCAATGGAACGGGCGGCCAAAGCCCCTGCTGTGCCCTGCCGTCAGTCCCCACACCCTGCTACTGCACCCTGTCTATGAGGTGCAGGCCGCCATGCACC TGCGTCGAGATGTGGTGAAGATCCCCTCCACACTGGAGGTGGACGTGGAGGATGTCACGGAGGAGGCGCAGCACGTCCACTTTGCCCGGCCGCTGCTGCTGAGCGAgatgctggggatggaggaggtgCTGCCAGCCAAGGCTGAGATCCTGGAGGGTCCGACTGGCCCTGCTGTCTTTGAGAGCGCCTGGGTGTCGCGGCTGCAACgggggcagcagctgcagctccatgGCTGCTTCCATGCCTGGCGGATCCTGGCCTCAGCCCCTGGCAGCGGCCGCCATTTCATCCTCTCCAGTGCCTACCAGGGCAGGTTCCGCCAGCGGCCTCGGCAGTTCACAGGGGTGCAGGAGCTGGCGGCCGGGCTGCAGGCCGGCCGGCCACTGCGCGTGGTGGTGACGCAGGATTGCGAAGGCCGGGGGTACGATGTGCCCCCACTCGGCGTGGGCGACCGTCTGGAggcccaggggctgcaggggaacgGCCCCAGCACCCGGCTGCTCTGCCACCGTcacagcgaggaggaggaggaggaggaaggcgaggagctgctgctgccgctggaCCTGGGAGGCGGCTTCGTGGAGGAGGCGTGCGACAGCAAGAAGTACAAGCTGGCAGAGCTACTGGAGCGGCAGTCGTTGCCCTGTGAGGTCCGGGTGGTGGCTCCCGACCcggggctggagagggacatGCTGGGCGCCTTGCCTGCCCTGCGGCTGGAGGCTCGTCTGGACCAGCCCTTCCTGGTGGGCAGCTTCTGCGAGGAGCCAGAGGAGGGCTTCGAGATCCCACCACAGTGGCTGGACCTCTCCGTCCTGCTAAGTGAGGAACCCGTCCACCTCCCAGCCCCCTGCACCCGCCAGTCCCGGGTGGAGGAGCTGACTGAAGCCTTCTACTACCGGCTGCTGGCCCAGCTGCCCAGCCACCCGGCCCCACCACCCCCACGGCCCCCCAagccagcacaggcaggcacGGGCCCAGGGGGAAGGCGCCCCTCGGTCCCCAGCACCTCGCTGGTAAGCGCCCGCCCAGCTCCTCCGCTGCCACCGCTCACAACCCAGCCCCGGTCAAGCACCCCCAACCGGTATGGCCGGCGAGGACCCCCCAGCAGTGCAG gCACGGAGAGCCACAGCGATGAACACGATTACGAAACTGTTGATGACAACATTCAAAAGACAATTTGCAAAATGCAgacaatttttcctttctag
- the THEMIS2 gene encoding protein THEMIS2 isoform X3 produces the protein MAMEPLSFQEYISSLDPTTLPRILRICSGVYFQGSVYEIAGNECCLSTGDLLKVMAVVLQKVVCEDTETGQTRELPPTFKGLFQPAPALGPYPTPQGPFLEGSRQRGLTLHQVLGQWNGRPKPLLCPAVSPHTLLLHPVYEVQAAMHLRRDVVKIPSTLEVDVEDVTEEAQHVHFARPLLLSEMLGMEEVLPAKAEILEGPTGPAVFESAWVSRLQRGQQLQLHGCFHAWRILASAPGSGRHFILSSAYQGRFRQRPRQFTGVQELAAGLQAGRPLRVVVTQDCEGRGYDVPPLGVGDRLEAQGLQGNGPSTRLLCHRHSEEEEEEEGEELLLPLDLGGGFVEEACDSKKYKLAELLERQSLPCEVRVVAPDPGLERDMLGALPALRLEARLDQPFLVGSFCEEPEEGFEIPPQWLDLSVLLSEEPVHLPAPCTRQSRVEELTEAFYYRLLAQLPSHPAPPPPRPPKPAQAGTGPGGRRPSVPSTSLVSARPAPPLPPLTTQPRSSTPNRYGRRGPPSSAGTESHSDEHDYETVDDNIQKTICKMQTIFPF, from the exons ATGGCCATGGAGCCCCTCTCCTTCCAGGAATACATCAGCTCCCTGGACCCCACCACCCTGCCACGCATCCTCAGGATTTGCTCCGGCGTCTACTTCCAAG GGTCTGTGTACGAGATCGCAGGCAATGAATGCTGCTTGTCGACGGGCGACCTGCTGAAAGTCATGGCCGTGGTGCTGCAGAAGGTCGTTTGTGAAGACACAGAGACAGGGCAGACAAGGGAGCTGCCACCGACATTTAAGG GTCTTTTtcagcctgccccagccctggggccgTACCCAACACCACAGGGACCCTTCCtggagggcagcaggcagcgggGCCTGACGCTGCACCAGGTGCTGGGCCAATGGAACGGGCGGCCAAAGCCCCTGCTGTGCCCTGCCGTCAGTCCCCACACCCTGCTACTGCACCCTGTCTATGAGGTGCAGGCCGCCATGCACC TGCGTCGAGATGTGGTGAAGATCCCCTCCACACTGGAGGTGGACGTGGAGGATGTCACGGAGGAGGCGCAGCACGTCCACTTTGCCCGGCCGCTGCTGCTGAGCGAgatgctggggatggaggaggtgCTGCCAGCCAAGGCTGAGATCCTGGAGGGTCCGACTGGCCCTGCTGTCTTTGAGAGCGCCTGGGTGTCGCGGCTGCAACgggggcagcagctgcagctccatgGCTGCTTCCATGCCTGGCGGATCCTGGCCTCAGCCCCTGGCAGCGGCCGCCATTTCATCCTCTCCAGTGCCTACCAGGGCAGGTTCCGCCAGCGGCCTCGGCAGTTCACAGGGGTGCAGGAGCTGGCGGCCGGGCTGCAGGCCGGCCGGCCACTGCGCGTGGTGGTGACGCAGGATTGCGAAGGCCGGGGGTACGATGTGCCCCCACTCGGCGTGGGCGACCGTCTGGAggcccaggggctgcaggggaacgGCCCCAGCACCCGGCTGCTCTGCCACCGTcacagcgaggaggaggaggaggaggaaggcgaggagctgctgctgccgctggaCCTGGGAGGCGGCTTCGTGGAGGAGGCGTGCGACAGCAAGAAGTACAAGCTGGCAGAGCTACTGGAGCGGCAGTCGTTGCCCTGTGAGGTCCGGGTGGTGGCTCCCGACCcggggctggagagggacatGCTGGGCGCCTTGCCTGCCCTGCGGCTGGAGGCTCGTCTGGACCAGCCCTTCCTGGTGGGCAGCTTCTGCGAGGAGCCAGAGGAGGGCTTCGAGATCCCACCACAGTGGCTGGACCTCTCCGTCCTGCTAAGTGAGGAACCCGTCCACCTCCCAGCCCCCTGCACCCGCCAGTCCCGGGTGGAGGAGCTGACTGAAGCCTTCTACTACCGGCTGCTGGCCCAGCTGCCCAGCCACCCGGCCCCACCACCCCCACGGCCCCCCAagccagcacaggcaggcacGGGCCCAGGGGGAAGGCGCCCCTCGGTCCCCAGCACCTCGCTGGTAAGCGCCCGCCCAGCTCCTCCGCTGCCACCGCTCACAACCCAGCCCCGGTCAAGCACCCCCAACCGGTATGGCCGGCGAGGACCCCCCAGCAGTGCAG gCACGGAGAGCCACAGCGATGAACACGATTACGAAACTGTTGATGACAACATTCAAAAGACAATTTGCAAAATGCAgacaatttttcctttctag
- the THEMIS2 gene encoding protein THEMIS2 isoform X1 has protein sequence MMGIRKRIVLALHRSVCAGFRAASSMGLWSKRELTTARSRSETHAEMKAEPRAASHAVPLSAECPGAPDSMAMEPLSFQEYISSLDPTTLPRILRICSGVYFQGSVYEIAGNECCLSTGDLLKVMAVVLQKVVCEDTETGQTRELPPTFKGLFQPAPALGPYPTPQGPFLEGSRQRGLTLHQVLGQWNGRPKPLLCPAVSPHTLLLHPVYEVQAAMHLRRDVVKIPSTLEVDVEDVTEEAQHVHFARPLLLSEMLGMEEVLPAKAEILEGPTGPAVFESAWVSRLQRGQQLQLHGCFHAWRILASAPGSGRHFILSSAYQGRFRQRPRQFTGVQELAAGLQAGRPLRVVVTQDCEGRGYDVPPLGVGDRLEAQGLQGNGPSTRLLCHRHSEEEEEEEGEELLLPLDLGGGFVEEACDSKKYKLAELLERQSLPCEVRVVAPDPGLERDMLGALPALRLEARLDQPFLVGSFCEEPEEGFEIPPQWLDLSVLLSEEPVHLPAPCTRQSRVEELTEAFYYRLLAQLPSHPAPPPPRPPKPAQAGTGPGGRRPSVPSTSLVSARPAPPLPPLTTQPRSSTPNRYGRRGPPSSAGTESHSDEHDYETVDDNIQKTICKMQTIFPF, from the exons ATGATGGGGATCAGGAAAAGGATTGTCCTGGCACTGCATCGGTCAGTCTGTGCAGGCTtcagagctgccagcagcatgGGCCTGTGGTCAAAGAGGGAACTTACCACTGCTAGAAGCAGAAGTGAAACACAcgcagaaatgaaagcagagcccagagctgctTCCCACGCAGTTCCCCTCTCTGCAGAGTGCCCTGGAGCACCTGACAGCATGGCCATGGAGCCCCTCTCCTTCCAGGAATACATCAGCTCCCTGGACCCCACCACCCTGCCACGCATCCTCAGGATTTGCTCCGGCGTCTACTTCCAAG GGTCTGTGTACGAGATCGCAGGCAATGAATGCTGCTTGTCGACGGGCGACCTGCTGAAAGTCATGGCCGTGGTGCTGCAGAAGGTCGTTTGTGAAGACACAGAGACAGGGCAGACAAGGGAGCTGCCACCGACATTTAAGG GTCTTTTtcagcctgccccagccctggggccgTACCCAACACCACAGGGACCCTTCCtggagggcagcaggcagcgggGCCTGACGCTGCACCAGGTGCTGGGCCAATGGAACGGGCGGCCAAAGCCCCTGCTGTGCCCTGCCGTCAGTCCCCACACCCTGCTACTGCACCCTGTCTATGAGGTGCAGGCCGCCATGCACC TGCGTCGAGATGTGGTGAAGATCCCCTCCACACTGGAGGTGGACGTGGAGGATGTCACGGAGGAGGCGCAGCACGTCCACTTTGCCCGGCCGCTGCTGCTGAGCGAgatgctggggatggaggaggtgCTGCCAGCCAAGGCTGAGATCCTGGAGGGTCCGACTGGCCCTGCTGTCTTTGAGAGCGCCTGGGTGTCGCGGCTGCAACgggggcagcagctgcagctccatgGCTGCTTCCATGCCTGGCGGATCCTGGCCTCAGCCCCTGGCAGCGGCCGCCATTTCATCCTCTCCAGTGCCTACCAGGGCAGGTTCCGCCAGCGGCCTCGGCAGTTCACAGGGGTGCAGGAGCTGGCGGCCGGGCTGCAGGCCGGCCGGCCACTGCGCGTGGTGGTGACGCAGGATTGCGAAGGCCGGGGGTACGATGTGCCCCCACTCGGCGTGGGCGACCGTCTGGAggcccaggggctgcaggggaacgGCCCCAGCACCCGGCTGCTCTGCCACCGTcacagcgaggaggaggaggaggaggaaggcgaggagctgctgctgccgctggaCCTGGGAGGCGGCTTCGTGGAGGAGGCGTGCGACAGCAAGAAGTACAAGCTGGCAGAGCTACTGGAGCGGCAGTCGTTGCCCTGTGAGGTCCGGGTGGTGGCTCCCGACCcggggctggagagggacatGCTGGGCGCCTTGCCTGCCCTGCGGCTGGAGGCTCGTCTGGACCAGCCCTTCCTGGTGGGCAGCTTCTGCGAGGAGCCAGAGGAGGGCTTCGAGATCCCACCACAGTGGCTGGACCTCTCCGTCCTGCTAAGTGAGGAACCCGTCCACCTCCCAGCCCCCTGCACCCGCCAGTCCCGGGTGGAGGAGCTGACTGAAGCCTTCTACTACCGGCTGCTGGCCCAGCTGCCCAGCCACCCGGCCCCACCACCCCCACGGCCCCCCAagccagcacaggcaggcacGGGCCCAGGGGGAAGGCGCCCCTCGGTCCCCAGCACCTCGCTGGTAAGCGCCCGCCCAGCTCCTCCGCTGCCACCGCTCACAACCCAGCCCCGGTCAAGCACCCCCAACCGGTATGGCCGGCGAGGACCCCCCAGCAGTGCAG gCACGGAGAGCCACAGCGATGAACACGATTACGAAACTGTTGATGACAACATTCAAAAGACAATTTGCAAAATGCAgacaatttttcctttctag